CGCCCTGGACGGCCCCGAGCTGGGCCCGGACGTCGTGGTGCGCGAGGCGACCCGGGCGGTGCTCGCGGCGGACAAGCCCGTCAAGGTCGTCGAGAACGGCAAGCTGCTCGGCATCGTCGGCGACGAGGAGATCCTCGCCGTGGTCGCCGGACAGGAAGGCGACCTGCGATGACCGTAGTCGTGGAGAAACCGGAGAAGACCGGGACGGTGGAGCCCCTCGCCCCCGTCAGGAGCGCGCGCACCGTCAGCCGGCCGCTGCTGATCGCCGCGATCCTGGTCCTGTGGCTGGCGCTGTTCGCCGTGCTGCGCGGCAGGCAGACGCTGTCGCTGGCGGCGGCCGACCTCACGGATCTGCACCGGTGGTTCAACGACGTCAACGACTCGATCGGCGCGAACCGCGACTCCAACCCGCTCTTCCTCTACTTCTTCAACGAGATCCGCCTGGTCATCGACAACCTGGTGACGTTCGTGCAGGAGCTGATCTCGCAGCCGTCCGGCGCCCGGCCCGTCCCGCAGATCGGCTGGCTCGGCGTCGTCGGCATCGCGGGCTATGTCTCCTGGGCCTTCGGCAACTGGCGGGTGGCGCTGTTGGCGGTGGCCGGGTTCACCTTCCTCGGGCTGCAGGGCCTGTGGCAGGAGAGCATGGACACCCTGGCGCTGACCCTGTCCGCGGTCTTCGTGGCGCTGCTGTTCGCGATCCCGCTCGGCGTGTGGGCGGGGCTGTCCGACCGCTTCCACCGGATCATGACGCCCTTCCTGGACTTCATGCAGACGATGCCGACGTTCGTCTACCTCGCCCCGCTGACGCTGTTCTTCCTCATCGGCGGAGCCTCCGCCAGCATCGCCACGGTGATCTACGCGGCCCCGCCGGCGATCCGCATCACCGCGCACGCCATCCGGACCGTGCCGGAGACGACGGTGGAGGCGGCCGACTCGCTCGGGGCGACCCGGCGGCAGGCGCTGGTGAAGGTCCTGCTGCCGATGTCCAAACGGACCGTGGTGATGGGCGTCAACCAGACCATCATGGCCGCCCTGGCCATGGTCACCATCGCCGCCCTGATCGACGCCCCGGGCCTCGGCAAGACCGTCGTCCAGGCGCTGCAGTCGCTCGACGTGGGCACGGCCTTCAACGCGGGTCTGTCCATCGTCGTCCTGGCGATCGTCCTCGACCGGGTCACCACCGCGGCCAGCGTGCGCGAGGAGGAAGCCCGGCGCTCCAAGAACCGGTTCCTCGCCTGGCGCCGCCCGCTGCTCGCCGCGGGCGCGGCCGTCACGGCCGTCCTGGTCTTCATGTCGCACACCTATCTGTGGGCGGCCGAGTTCCCCGGTGACGGCGGCGTCGGCAGTTCCATCGCGAGGGCGGCGGACACCACGACGACTTGGGTCCAGGACAACCTGTCGGGCCTCACCAACACTGTCCGCGACCTCATCACCAACGCACTGCTCAACCCCTTCCAGTCGCTGCTCACCGACTCGCCGTGGTGGCTCGTCGGCGCCGTGCTGATCGCGCTCGGCGTCGTGCTCGGCGGCCGCCGGGCCGGAATCACCACGGCGGTGTGCGTGGGGCTGCTGGTCGCCACCGGGATGTGGTCGGACAGCATGACGACGCTGGCCTCGACCGTGGTCGCCACCCTTCTCGTGATGCTGCTGGGCGTCGTGTTCGGCGTGTGGATGGGCCGCAACCGGCTGGTGGACCGCATGCTGCGGCCGAGCCTGGACGCGGCGCAGGTCATGCCGCCGTTCGTCTATCTGGTGCCGTTCCTCGCGCTGTTCGGCGCGACCCGCTTCACGGCCATCGTCGCCGCCGTCGTCTACGCGGCCCCCGTCGCCATCAAGATCATCGCGGACGGGGTGCGGAACGTGCCCACGACCACCGTGGAGGCGGCCACCGCCGCCGGGTGCGACACCTGGCAGATCATCACCAAGGTCCAGCTGCCGATGGCACGCAGCGCCCTGACCCTCGCCACGAACCAGGGCCTGATCTACGTGCTGTCGATGGTTGTGGTGGGCGGCCTGGTAGGCGCGGGCGCCCTCGGCTACGACGTCGTGGCCGGATTCTCGCAGGGCCAACTGTTCGGGAAGGGGCTCGCCGCAGGGCTCGCCATCGTCCTTCTCGGAGTCATGTTCGACCGCATCACTCAGGCCGCGGCGCGGCGAACCAGCGCGTAAGGAGCTACTGGCCATGGCAAGGCAAGCGAAACACTGGAGAGCCGGCGCGGTGGGCGTGGCGGTTCTCGGGCTCACCCTCACCGCCTGCGGCGGTGCGAAGGTCGGCGACAGCTCCTCGGAGTCCGGCAGCAGCGCGGGCGGCGCGGGCAAGTGCGGGGCCTTCAACCTCGCGGTCAACCCGTGGGTGGGCTACGAGGCGGACGCCGCGGTCGTCGCGTACGTCGCGGAGAACGACCTGCACTGCAAGGTCACCAAGAAGGATCTGAAGGAGGAGATCGCCTGGCAGGGCTTCGGGACGGGCGAGGTGGACGCCGTCCTGGAGAACTGGGGCCATGACGACCTGAAGAAGAAGTACATCACCCAGCAGAAGACGGCCGTGGAGGCCGGCTCGACCGGGAACAAGGGCATCATCGGCTGGTACGTGCCGCCGTGGCTGGCGAAGGCGCATCCGGACATCACCGACTGGAACAACCTCAACAAGTACGCCGCGAACTTCAAGACCTCGGAGTCGGGAGGCAAGGGCCAGCTCCTCGACGGCGACCCGTCGTACGTCACCAACGACGAGGCGCTGGTGAAGAACCTGAAGCTGGACTTCAAGGTGGTGTACGCCGGCAGCGAGACCGCGCTCATCCAGGCCTACCGCAAGGCCGAGAAGAACAAGGAATGGGTGATCGGCTACTTCTACGAGCCGCAGTGGTTCCTCTCCGAGGTGCCGCTGGTCAAGGTGAACCTGCCCGCCTACAAGACGGGTTGCGACGCCGACGCGGAGAAGATCGCGTGCGACTACCCGGTGTACGACCTCGACAAGGTCGTCAGCGCCGAGTTCGCCAAGTCCGGCAGCCCGGCCTACGACCTGGTGAAGAAGTTCAACTGGACGAACGACGACCAGAACGTCGTGGCCAAGTACATCGCGGTCGACAAGATGACCCCCGAGGCCGCGGCGAAGAAGTGGGTCGACGCCAACCGCGCCAAGGTGGACGCCTGGATCAAGTGACGCCGGACGCCTGACGCGGGTGCCGGCCTGACATGCCCGGCGGGCGGTGCGCAACTGTGCGCACCGCCCGCCGGGCATTCCCCTTTTCCGGGCTGTCGTCGTGCCTGGTCTCGTCGACCTGCGCGCCTGCGCGCCTGCGCCCTCGACGGGCGACAGGCCGAGGACCGCCTCCACGAGGTCGGCATCACCGTCGACCGCAACGCCGTCCCCGACGACCCTCGCCCGCCGATGGTCACCTCCGGGCTGCGCATCGGCGCCCCCGCCCTGGCCACCCGCGGCTTCACCGCCGAGGACTTCGCCGAGGTCGCCGACGTCATCGCCCAGACCCACAAACCCGCCTCCGACACCCACACCCTCAAGGCCCGGGTCACCGCCCTCGCCCACAAGCACCCCCTGTAGCCCGGCCCGAACACGTAGTCCCCGGAAAGTAGTCCGCGTCATTCCGGTGGAGGGCGCGGATCGGGGTACCTGGGCCGACATGGCATCGAAAATCGATCACGCTGAATCCGTGCGTGCCGTGCGGCAGCTGCGGCGCATCCGCCCCGTCTACGCGGGCGGTGCCGTCCTGTGGGCCGCGTCGGCGGGCTGGACGGGATGGGAGGACCCGGGGAGCCGCCAGATGTGGGTGTCGGTGCTCTTCCTCCTCGTCTTCACGGGGCTGTTGTCCGTGACGTCCCTGTGGCTGGGCCGGCAGCGGCTCTCCCGGACGAGCGAGCCGGTGCACCATGCCGCGCCGCGCAGGACGGCATGGCGCGGGCACGCCAACGCCTGAACCACCGCACGACGACCGACTCGGGGCCGGCGCCTGCTGGAGGCGCCGGGGTTCCCTGCCGGCACAGGCGCCGGCCCCGAGCTGACCAACCACCTACCCACGGGCAGGCCGACGATACGAGCAGGCGTGTGTGCGTCGGGTGAGGTTGCTGCGCACATGTGGGTGGGGCGCACCGGTGTCCGGTGCGCCCCACCCACATGTCACGTCGTGCCTGCCGACGTGTGCCGGCCCGCTCTACCAGCGGTACCAGCGGCCCCGTGTCCCGCCTGCTCCGGTCGAGCGGGCGAAGAAGCCGACCAGCCAGACCACGAGGACGATCACGGCGATCCACCACAGCGCCTTGAGGGCGAACCCGGCGCCGAAGAGGATCAGGGCGAGCAGAAGAACCAGCAGCAAGGGAACCATGGTTATCAACCTCCGTCACGCCGTGTGCCCCGCTCCACGCCCTGCATGCCTGAATCCTTATCTGTTTCTTATCCGGCGCCGGTTGCAGTACGCCCGGGCCCACGCCGGGTGACACCGCGTTCGAGTCATCTCGGGCCCCTGGGGCGGGAGTTGTCCTACTGTTGAGGGATGGCGCTGCATCACCACAGCGAGAACGCGTGGCGGGTGAGGGTGGACGACGAGCGTGGGGCTCCCTGCGGTGCCGGGGTGCTGCTCGACGACCGGCACGTGCTGACCTGCGCCCATGTCGTCCGGTATGCGGGAGCGCAGCCGCAGGGCACGGCGTCCTGCGTGCGGATCAGGAGTGTGGCGTGCAGTCCGGAGTGGACGCGCACCGCGCGCGTGGCCCCCGGATCGTGGGTGCACGAGCACGGCACACGGCGCGGCGACGTGGCACTGCTCGCACTCGACGAGCCGGTCGACTGCGCGACCAGGACCACCCTGTGGAAGGTGCCGATCTCCGGCGGCAGGGTACGGGTGTACGGCTTTCCGCAGGCCGAGCCCTACGGCATAGGGACGGACGCCGAATTGGCGGGTTCCGGCGGCCGGGAGGGCGAGTGGGGTCTGCTGCGGCAGATCCGCGTCGGCGACCCGTGGATCGAGGCGGGCTACTCCGGCGCCGGAGTCATCGCGCTGGACGGCGAGTTCAAGGGCAGCGTCATCGGCATCGTGGTCGCCGACTACGTCAACGGCGACGCCCGGGCGGCCTGGATGCTGCCGACCGAGACGCTGCTGACGTACCTGCCGGCCATCAAGGAGTTCACCGGCGGCCACCGGACCGACGAACTCAGCCCGTCCGGCGGCGAGTTGCCGCAGGACGTGCTGCACGACCCGCTGCGCCTCGCGCTCACCCAGGAGCTCACCCGGCTGCTCGACGGCGACTGGTCGGGCACCGTGGCCGTCGGCACCGACGCCTCGGTCGGCGCGGGCTCCTCGTGGCTGGTGCGTCTGGTGCGCACGGCCGACCCGGCGGCCCGCGCGACCGTGTCCGACGCCGAGCTGACCGGGGCCCCCGGGGACACCGTCCTCGGACTCGGCTCCATCGACGCGGCCTACGACGCCTGCGGCAGGTCCGTCGCCGAGGTGCGCCGGTACCTGACGGGCCGGTTCGGGCTGCGCGCGGAGGACGACCGGGACGTGGTGCGCCGGCTGGCGCGTCGCCGGCCTCCCGCGTGCCTGGTGGTGGCCCGCGTCGACCGGGCCGCGGACCCGGAGGCACTCGTACGCGATCTGCTGGGGCCGCTGGCACGCCGGGCCCGCTCGAGCGGTCTGCGGCTGGTCCTGGGCTTCGAGGACCAGCCCCCGGAGGACCTCCCCCATGACGTGTCCCTCGACCCGGCGCCCGTCGTCGGACCGGCCTCCGCGAGCGTGACCTCCGCCCAGGCGCAGTCGGCGGTCGGACAGCTCGCCGCCGAGGAGGAGGCGGCGGCACGGCTGTGGGCGCGGTGGGGCGGGAAGTTCTTCGGCGCGCCCCGCCCGCCGCGCAGCGCCGCGCCCCGCCTGCGGATCCGGCTGGCCGTCGCCCGGACCACCGAGCCCGACCCCGAGCTGACCGCGGTCCGTGACCGCGCCCTCGAGGCCCGCGCCGAGGTCGCCGCCTTCGACCGGGCGCTGCGGCGGCTGGCCGAGGACCACGCCGACCTCGCCACGAGCCTCGAACTGCACCGGGTTCGCGCGGCGCGGTTCTTCGGGGAGGAGGACCGGCGGCTCGCCGAGCTGCACGCCCCGGCGGCCCGCGCCCTGCAGACCGTGCCGATCGACCTCGCGGCCGCCCGCAGGCTGGTCCGGCTGCACACCGCCGAGGTCAACCGACGGATCGACGAAAGGTGACGTCTTGCCGAGGTGCAACCGTCCCGACTGCGGCCTGGGCGAGATCGACGACGAGGGGTTCTGCGCGGTGTGCGACCGCCGCCCGCTGCCGCCGGAACGCGCCGCCCCGTCCGCCGCCGTGGCCCGGGAACAGCGTGTCGGATCGCCACGGGGCGTCAGCGTCGGCGTGGCGCAGGTGCGTCCGGACCCCTGGTACGGCCTCGGCCTGATCGATTCCGGCCCCGCTGCCGACCTCCCCGAGCCGCCGCCTCCCGTGGTCGGCCCGGTCGCCGAGGAACACCGGTTCTGCGCGAACCCCGTCTGCGGGCAGCCGGTGGGCCGAGGGCACGGCGGGGAGCCCGGCCGCACCGCGGGCTTCTGCGCCGACTGCGGAACCCGCTTCGACTTCGCCCAGCCGCACGGCCTCACCATCGCCGGACGCTACGACGTCGAGCGGGTCCTCGGCTCGGGGGCCTACGGCGCCGCGTATCTCGCACACGACCGCAACCTCGAGACGCAGGTCGTCCTCAAGGCGCTGAACCGGTCGGTTGCCAGAACGGCCGAGCACGAGCGGGACGTGCTGGTCGGGCTCCGGCACGACAGCATCGTCCGCATCCTCGGCTACGAACCCGAGGGACCCCACCTCGTGCTCGAGTACGTGCCGGGCGTCGCCCTGTCGGCGCGCGACGGAGACCGGCTCGAGACGCTCCTCGCGCACGGCGTGCGCATCCTCCAGGCGCTCGACTACCTGCACGCCAGGGGGCTGCTGCACTGCGACGTCAAACCCCTGAACGTCATCCGGTTCCGGGAGGAGGGCTCCGCCGGCTCCGCCGCGCCGCTGGACCGGGTGCGCCTCATCGACTTCGGCGCGGTGCGCTCGCAGGAGGAGGCAGGGCCGATCGTCGCCTACACCAAGGCGTACGCGCCGCCCGAGGGCGATCCCGAGCATGTGAGGCCCACGCCCGGATTCGACCTGTACGGCCTCGGCATGACCCTGCGGGAGGTGTGCCGCTCGCACGGCGCCGACCGGGCGGCGCCGGGGGTGGACTCGCTGATGCTGCTGCTGGACCGTGCCACGGACGTCGTCGTGCCCGAGCGGAGATTCGTTTCGGCACGGCAGTTCGGCGAGCAGCTCAGCGGAGTGGTCCGGCAGATCGTGGCGGCGCCGCCGGCCGGCCGGCAGGTGGCCCGGCCGTCGGCGCTCTTCGGCTCGATGACCGAGCCCCTGCACGGCGGGCTGGGCACGGCGCGTCCCCTCGACCACTGGGTCCGGGCGACCGCGACCGGGGACGCCCTGCTGACCATGCCCGAGCCGTTCTCCTGCCCGGGCCCCCGCGACATCGCGGGCGCGCTCCCCACACCCCTGTCCGACCCCGACGATCCGCGCATCGGTGACGCGGCCGGAAA
The window above is part of the Streptomyces sp. NBC_00425 genome. Proteins encoded here:
- a CDS encoding ABC transporter permease, yielding MTVVVEKPEKTGTVEPLAPVRSARTVSRPLLIAAILVLWLALFAVLRGRQTLSLAAADLTDLHRWFNDVNDSIGANRDSNPLFLYFFNEIRLVIDNLVTFVQELISQPSGARPVPQIGWLGVVGIAGYVSWAFGNWRVALLAVAGFTFLGLQGLWQESMDTLALTLSAVFVALLFAIPLGVWAGLSDRFHRIMTPFLDFMQTMPTFVYLAPLTLFFLIGGASASIATVIYAAPPAIRITAHAIRTVPETTVEAADSLGATRRQALVKVLLPMSKRTVVMGVNQTIMAALAMVTIAALIDAPGLGKTVVQALQSLDVGTAFNAGLSIVVLAIVLDRVTTAASVREEEARRSKNRFLAWRRPLLAAGAAVTAVLVFMSHTYLWAAEFPGDGGVGSSIARAADTTTTWVQDNLSGLTNTVRDLITNALLNPFQSLLTDSPWWLVGAVLIALGVVLGGRRAGITTAVCVGLLVATGMWSDSMTTLASTVVATLLVMLLGVVFGVWMGRNRLVDRMLRPSLDAAQVMPPFVYLVPFLALFGATRFTAIVAAVVYAAPVAIKIIADGVRNVPTTTVEAATAAGCDTWQIITKVQLPMARSALTLATNQGLIYVLSMVVVGGLVGAGALGYDVVAGFSQGQLFGKGLAAGLAIVLLGVMFDRITQAAARRTSA
- a CDS encoding ABC transporter substrate-binding protein, yielding MARQAKHWRAGAVGVAVLGLTLTACGGAKVGDSSSESGSSAGGAGKCGAFNLAVNPWVGYEADAAVVAYVAENDLHCKVTKKDLKEEIAWQGFGTGEVDAVLENWGHDDLKKKYITQQKTAVEAGSTGNKGIIGWYVPPWLAKAHPDITDWNNLNKYAANFKTSESGGKGQLLDGDPSYVTNDEALVKNLKLDFKVVYAGSETALIQAYRKAEKNKEWVIGYFYEPQWFLSEVPLVKVNLPAYKTGCDADAEKIACDYPVYDLDKVVSAEFAKSGSPAYDLVKKFNWTNDDQNVVAKYIAVDKMTPEAAAKKWVDANRAKVDAWIK
- a CDS encoding DUF5670 family protein, with protein sequence MVPLLLVLLLALILFGAGFALKALWWIAVIVLVVWLVGFFARSTGAGGTRGRWYRW
- a CDS encoding serine protease, which codes for MALHHHSENAWRVRVDDERGAPCGAGVLLDDRHVLTCAHVVRYAGAQPQGTASCVRIRSVACSPEWTRTARVAPGSWVHEHGTRRGDVALLALDEPVDCATRTTLWKVPISGGRVRVYGFPQAEPYGIGTDAELAGSGGREGEWGLLRQIRVGDPWIEAGYSGAGVIALDGEFKGSVIGIVVADYVNGDARAAWMLPTETLLTYLPAIKEFTGGHRTDELSPSGGELPQDVLHDPLRLALTQELTRLLDGDWSGTVAVGTDASVGAGSSWLVRLVRTADPAARATVSDAELTGAPGDTVLGLGSIDAAYDACGRSVAEVRRYLTGRFGLRAEDDRDVVRRLARRRPPACLVVARVDRAADPEALVRDLLGPLARRARSSGLRLVLGFEDQPPEDLPHDVSLDPAPVVGPASASVTSAQAQSAVGQLAAEEEAAARLWARWGGKFFGAPRPPRSAAPRLRIRLAVARTTEPDPELTAVRDRALEARAEVAAFDRALRRLAEDHADLATSLELHRVRAARFFGEEDRRLAELHAPAARALQTVPIDLAAARRLVRLHTAEVNRRIDER
- a CDS encoding tetratricopeptide repeat protein, with product MPRCNRPDCGLGEIDDEGFCAVCDRRPLPPERAAPSAAVAREQRVGSPRGVSVGVAQVRPDPWYGLGLIDSGPAADLPEPPPPVVGPVAEEHRFCANPVCGQPVGRGHGGEPGRTAGFCADCGTRFDFAQPHGLTIAGRYDVERVLGSGAYGAAYLAHDRNLETQVVLKALNRSVARTAEHERDVLVGLRHDSIVRILGYEPEGPHLVLEYVPGVALSARDGDRLETLLAHGVRILQALDYLHARGLLHCDVKPLNVIRFREEGSAGSAAPLDRVRLIDFGAVRSQEEAGPIVAYTKAYAPPEGDPEHVRPTPGFDLYGLGMTLREVCRSHGADRAAPGVDSLMLLLDRATDVVVPERRFVSARQFGEQLSGVVRQIVAAPPAGRQVARPSALFGSMTEPLHGGLGTARPLDHWVRATATGDALLTMPEPFSCPGPRDIAGALPTPLSDPDDPRIGDAAGNALAESRLALRRSDVTRAAQALAHAGLPDWHWLHAWYSGLIALAREDVPRAAGHFTEVRRALPGELIPQLALGLCAEFRDDHQVARSHYGTVFDTTPALGGAGFGLARVHLLSGRRAEAVATAERLTQEFRYEREARVAVIRLLVTVPVRQTPPAPPTHDDLAGARAALDGLHVDDAAAAALEAEIQYAEFLRIHDRLRLSEAVRGLGAHAPTERAYVALVDLANRLRPPLDWRWPALRRRTGRSHVEAGPDTLSS